Proteins from a genomic interval of Candidatus Hydrogenedentota bacterium:
- a CDS encoding PTS transporter subunit EIIA, with the protein MDVFFSKQTVLFDLDAREKWEVIGRMLDALTARGFCADDAGHGREALLAAVRERESQCVTDLGHGFAFPHGRIPGLPRTGLCVARLARPVAFGAPGSEGVRVVALMLAPEEQSHVALKVMASFARLFSDPSKRELLFDLDDEGLFAALIQERVLSDSRPVTARDIMRPPIVSVAPETPLKEVTRVMNQHMLESVSVTDAEGTLLGQITCDQLFKLGMPDFFTQLKSISFIREFDPFEKYFQKEAGALARDVMTSDIATLPEEATLLEVVFELAVRRHPKIYVVREGKRVGVIDRSLVLDRVINI; encoded by the coding sequence ACGTGTTTTTCAGCAAACAGACGGTGCTCTTCGATCTGGACGCCCGCGAGAAGTGGGAGGTCATCGGACGCATGCTGGACGCGCTGACGGCGCGCGGCTTCTGCGCGGACGACGCCGGGCACGGGCGCGAGGCCCTGCTTGCGGCGGTCCGCGAGCGGGAGTCCCAGTGCGTCACCGACCTGGGCCACGGGTTCGCCTTCCCCCACGGCCGCATTCCCGGACTTCCCCGCACGGGGCTGTGCGTGGCGCGGCTCGCGCGGCCGGTGGCCTTCGGCGCGCCCGGGTCCGAGGGGGTGCGCGTTGTCGCCCTCATGCTCGCCCCGGAGGAGCAGAGCCACGTCGCCCTGAAGGTCATGGCGTCCTTCGCCCGGCTCTTTTCGGACCCGTCCAAGCGCGAGCTGCTCTTCGACCTCGACGATGAGGGCCTGTTCGCGGCCCTCATCCAGGAGCGCGTGCTGAGCGACAGCCGCCCGGTCACGGCGCGCGACATCATGCGCCCCCCGATCGTCTCCGTGGCGCCCGAAACCCCGCTCAAGGAGGTGACCCGGGTGATGAACCAGCACATGCTCGAGTCGGTCTCCGTGACGGACGCCGAGGGCACCCTGCTGGGGCAGATCACCTGCGACCAGCTTTTCAAACTGGGCATGCCCGACTTCTTCACCCAGCTGAAAAGCATCTCCTTCATCCGCGAGTTTGACCCCTTTGAAAAGTACTTCCAGAAGGAGGCCGGCGCCCTCGCCAGGGACGTCATGACGTCCGACATCGCCACGCTCCCCGAGGAGGCCACGCTTCTCGAGGTTGTCTTTGAGCTGGCCGTGAGGCGCCACCCCAAAATCTACGTCGTCCGCGAAGGGAAACGGGTCGGGGTCATTGACCGCAGCCTGGTTCTCGACCGCGTGATCAACATATAA